The Oceaniferula marina sequence ACCTTCCGCATGCGCTCCCGTATGGCCCAAGCCGTACACCGCTTTTTTGACGAACGCGACTTCACCTACGTTCACACCCCCATCATCACCGCCTCCGACTGCGAAGGCGCGGGTGAAATGTTCCGCGTCAGCACACTGGACGCCTCAAAACCCGAGGCTCAGTCCTACGAAAATGATTTTTTCGGGAAATCCGCCTACCTCACCGTCAGTGGCCAACTCGAAGGAGAAACCTTCGCTACCGCCCTCTCCAACATCTACACCTTCGGCCCAACCTTCCGTGCTGAAAACTCGAACACCACCCGGCACGCCTCCGAGTTCTGGATGATCGAACCCGAAATGGCCTTCTGCGATCTGGAAGGCGACATGGATCTCGCCGAAGAATTCACCAAGTATCTGGTCGACGACGCCCTCCAGAACAACGAAGGAGACCTCGACATCTTTAACCGCTTCGTCGACAAAGGCTTGATTGAACGGCTTCAGTTTGTCTCCGAAAAACCCTTCCAACGGGTTTCCTACACCGAGGCCGTCGAGATCCTGGTCAAGAGCGGCAAGAAATTCGACTACCCGGTTGAGTATGGAGTCAACCTGCAATCCGAGCACGAACGCTTCCTCACCGAGGAACACTTCCAATGCCCGACCACCGTTTACAACTACCCGAAGGAGGTCAAACCCTTCTACATGCGTCTCAACGACGACGAAAAAACCGTCACGGCCATGGATGTATTGGTTCCGGGGATCGGCGAAATCGTCGGGGGTGCCCAGCGTGAAGAGCGCCTCGACGTGCTCAAAGCCAACATGGCCCATCACCAGCTCAGCGAGGAAGACTACTGGTGGTACCTCGACCTTCGGAAATACGGAACCTGTCCACATGCAGGGTTCGGAGCTGGGTTCGAACGCCTCTTGATGTTTGTCACCGGCATGAAAAACATCCGCGACGTCATTCCTTTCGCCCGCACTCCGGGGAGCTGCGATTTCTAATCGTGATACTCGGCATGCTCCAGGCGATAGCGCCGGGGCGTTGTCTGCATATGCTTCAAAAACACACGGTGAAGATACTCGGGCGTGGAAAACCCGGAGGCTGCGGCAATAACGGCTATGGAAGAGCTTGTCTCCCGCAACAAACGGCAAACGCTACCTAACCGAAGGTGATTCAATTGCCCATGAATGGATCGTTGCAGGTGTTGTTGAAATCGACGCTCCAATGGCCGCCGGGAGATCTCCACGGCGGCCACCACATCCCGAACGCCAATGTTCAATGAGTAATGGGTTTGAATAAAGCGCAAGGCCCGCACCAAATGGGGGTCATTGATTGCATACACATCCGAGCTTTGACGGATCGTGATCCCCCTGTGAGGCACCTCGATCACTCTGGCCTCAACCAACACGCCTGTCATCATCCGGTCCAACTCTTCAGCCGCCCTTCTCCCCAAAGCCTCAAGGTCGTGGTTGATGCTCGACAAAGGGATGGCTGCCGTAGGGCAAATCAAAGGGTGGTTATCCGTCCCTAGCACAGCCACTTCATCTGGAACCCGAATCCCGCCAGCGGCACAAACCGACAACAAATCCGCGGCCTGAACATCATTGTAGGCATAGACAGCACAAGGTTCTGGCATCTCTCGCAAGTTTTCCACAAGCCACTGGTTGAGAGAAGCCCAAGTAGGCTTTTCCGCCGAAAAGCGGTCTGTGACCACCAAAGACTGGCAGGCAAATCCATGTTTCCCCAACTCGTTCTCATAACCCTCTCGCCGCAGTTGCGCAGCAGTATGATTTCCCTCTGAAAACCAGACATAGTTCCGAAACCCCCGATCCATAAAATGTCGGGCGGCCGCCCGCCCCATCGCCCGATTGTCGCCAGTCAGATGAACCAAATCCGAATCTTCCCGGGCAATCGACAAGTCCACCGTGGGCCTCCGCATACTGAGCACATCCTCGGTCAACGGATCATTTGGTTCCAAGGATGCAATCACTCCATCACACTGGCGTGATCGGATCAAACCGGCGTCATAACCAAATAGATTCGTCAAATGCCAGCCCTTCTCGCGGGCGTATTCCGCCACCCCTCGGTGCACACGGTCAATATAACGCTTCCCCATGACCAACAACACCTGCTTCTGAAACCCAGCCTGCTGCATGCGCTCACCCTCACCAATAATGACGCAATTGTATATAAAATTAATCAATTAAATACATGATATTCACATTACAAATCATGCCATACTGCCTCTAGAAACAAGGAACTCATCAACATCATGCAAGATATCCATTCACTTAAAAACAGAGTCGCCATTGTCACCGGGGCGGCAAGAGGGATCGGCTTCGGGATCGCAAAGTCATTCGTCGATGCCGGTGCCCAGGTCGTCATCACCGACTTGACCGAAGAAGCTTTGATGGAAGCCAAAACCGAATTGGGGGATCAATGCCACACCTACGTCAACGACGTGACAGATAAAGACCGTCACGAAGCCTTTATCCAGCAGGTGGAAGAGGAAGTAGGGCCAGTCAGCGTTTTGGTCAACAATGCCGGACGCCATGGAAAGAAGCCGAGTTTTGATTGCAGCAATGAGGAGTTTGCAGCCATTTTGGACACCAACCTGCACAGCATTTTTTCACTAACCAAGGCGGCACTGCCCGGCATGATTGCACGCGGTGAAGGCTCCGTCATCAACATCAGCTCGATGTCTGCCCTCTTTGGGCTGCCGGAAGTTGCGGCCTACAGCAGCTCCAAAACGGCGCTACTCGGACTGACCCGCACGTTGGCCGCCGAGTATTCCCACAGCGGAGTCCGTTTTAATTGTATCGCCCCGGGGTTTATCGAATCACAAATGTTCCGCGCCATCATGGA is a genomic window containing:
- the asnS gene encoding asparagine--tRNA ligase, giving the protein MRTLIKKALCSEQAQAPITVKGWVRTRRDSKDFSFLEINDGSCLANIQCIADAGIPGYDDITKMTTGAAIGITGQLVESPGKGQKWEIHATSVELIGEAPADYPLQKKGHTPEFLRSIAHLRPRANLYGATFRMRSRMAQAVHRFFDERDFTYVHTPIITASDCEGAGEMFRVSTLDASKPEAQSYENDFFGKSAYLTVSGQLEGETFATALSNIYTFGPTFRAENSNTTRHASEFWMIEPEMAFCDLEGDMDLAEEFTKYLVDDALQNNEGDLDIFNRFVDKGLIERLQFVSEKPFQRVSYTEAVEILVKSGKKFDYPVEYGVNLQSEHERFLTEEHFQCPTTVYNYPKEVKPFYMRLNDDEKTVTAMDVLVPGIGEIVGGAQREERLDVLKANMAHHQLSEEDYWWYLDLRKYGTCPHAGFGAGFERLLMFVTGMKNIRDVIPFARTPGSCDF
- a CDS encoding xylose operon transcription regulator XylR, encoding MINFIYNCVIIGEGERMQQAGFQKQVLLVMGKRYIDRVHRGVAEYAREKGWHLTNLFGYDAGLIRSRQCDGVIASLEPNDPLTEDVLSMRRPTVDLSIAREDSDLVHLTGDNRAMGRAAARHFMDRGFRNYVWFSEGNHTAAQLRREGYENELGKHGFACQSLVVTDRFSAEKPTWASLNQWLVENLREMPEPCAVYAYNDVQAADLLSVCAAGGIRVPDEVAVLGTDNHPLICPTAAIPLSSINHDLEALGRRAAEELDRMMTGVLVEARVIEVPHRGITIRQSSDVYAINDPHLVRALRFIQTHYSLNIGVRDVVAAVEISRRPLERRFQQHLQRSIHGQLNHLRLGSVCRLLRETSSSIAVIAAASGFSTPEYLHRVFLKHMQTTPRRYRLEHAEYHD
- a CDS encoding SDR family NAD(P)-dependent oxidoreductase, producing the protein MQDIHSLKNRVAIVTGAARGIGFGIAKSFVDAGAQVVITDLTEEALMEAKTELGDQCHTYVNDVTDKDRHEAFIQQVEEEVGPVSVLVNNAGRHGKKPSFDCSNEEFAAILDTNLHSIFSLTKAALPGMIARGEGSVINISSMSALFGLPEVAAYSSSKTALLGLTRTLAAEYSHSGVRFNCIAPGFIESQMFRAIMDADPAREQKILGRTPMARVGTADEIGHAAAFLASDASRFITGTCLPVDGGASIGF